A region from the Linepithema humile isolate Giens D197 chromosome 1, Lhum_UNIL_v1.0, whole genome shotgun sequence genome encodes:
- the Stim gene encoding stromal interaction molecule homolog isoform X1 produces the protein MRTSVNVDALILLGIHLLFWALDTVAASGGALDSTPTFQTGASSTSHSKITAFSATLTNGLAQAVAHESTGDTCNDDLACITMASHDRLGLEAIKSLHSQLDDDANGNVDLSESDDFLREELQYEAGYERRQRAFHHNDDMHISVRELWEAWLRSEVHNWTIEQTSEWLTSNVELPQYVPTFIQHRVTGATLPRLAVNNMHYLNNVLGIKDPIHKQKIALKAMDVVLFGPPKDTGHNIKDLVLVTLLFIALIGCWYVYQQKKSSQKHLHRMMKDMESLHKAELALENLQKELERARLEQESVATEKQNLEKRLQDESLGLHTSYSDLEVSQLKAEIEMLKLELQRAEGELEDRCWSPPAGLQHWLQLTHEIENKAYTNKKIGAEKQLQQAREACEKLRKKRSSLVGAFVSTHGKSIDEVDKSIVEARTSLNEVTNELKERVHRWKQIELLCGFNIINNNGLSYLETVLYRGTPNGRGLGLRGRLSSQDDLDDEANSVYASSSVSAVAGILENSAWKESSVPPAGRLGNELSDSSSSEAEKETHGVHFVVGDGPEEPAVAPGKSAPCKEKSNIVRCYSQDTNIQLNEDKTTSFLPKTSYSENSLDVTDRSGCRPAAALTTMVTTTTTTTTTTTTTTMSVKKPLRELPTVMSVDDETLSTDSNSTADNDELKRRRRKLHFPAFRKNKSKVT, from the exons ATGCGAACATCCGTGAACGTTGACGCGCTTATACTACTGGGAATTCATCTGTTGTTTTGGGCCCTCGACACGGTAGCGGCTAGTGGCGGAGCTCTCGATTCTACCCCGACTTTCCAAACCGGTGCCTCGAGCACTTCACATTCCAAAATAACAGCATTCTCCGCTACTCTCACCAATGGACTGGCCCAGGCGGTGGCTCACGAATCAA CTGGGGATACTTGCAATGACGATCTAGCTTGCATTACTATGGCTTCTCACGATCGGCTGGGATTAGAAGCTATAAAATCTCTTCACAGTCAGTTGGACGATGACGCCAATGGAAATGTTGATCTATCCGAATCTGATGAT TTTTTAAGAGAAGAACTGCAATATGAAGCTGGTTACGAACGGAGGCAAAGAGCTTTTCATCATAATGATGATATGCACATTAGTGTACGAGAACTATGGGAAGCGTGGCTAAGATCAGAA GTTCATAACTGGACAATAGAACAAACATCCGAATGGTTAACTTCCAATGTTGAGCTTCCTCAATATGTTCCTACTTTTATACAGCATCGTGTAACTGGTGCTACGCTTCCTCG attagCTGTGAACAATAtgcattatcttaataatgtTTTGGGTATTAAAGATCCCAttcataaacaaaaaattgccTTAAAAGCGATGGATGTTGTTCTTTTTGGACCTCCTAAAG ataCTGGACACAACATCAAAGATTTGGTATTAGttacattgttatttattgCACTTATTGGATGCTGGTACGTATATCAACAAAAGAAAAGTTCGCAAAAGCATCTTCATAGAATGATGAAAGATATGGAAAGTTTGCATAAGGCGGAACTTGCCCTGGAAAATTTGCAG AAAGAGTTGGAAAGAGCGAGATTGGAACAAGAAAGTGTAGCTACCGAAAAGCAGAATTTAGAAAAACGTTTACAAGATGAAAGCTTAGGATTACATACTTCGTATTCGGATCTTGAAGTGTCACAATTAAAAGCGGAAATtgaa ATGTTGAAATTAGAATTACAACGAGCAGAAGGTGAACTCGAAGACAGATGTTGGTCACCTCCGGCGGGATTGCAGCATTGGCTACAATTAACTcatgaaattgaaaataaagcgtatacaaataagaaaatagGAGCCGAGAAGCAACTTCAACAAGCACGAGAAGCG TGCGAGAAATTGCGTAAGAAGCGTTCTAGCCTGGTAGGTGCCTTTGTTTCGACTCATGGTAAATCCATTGATGAAGTCGATAAGAGCATAGTTGAAGCAAGAACTTCACTGAACGAAGTGACAAACGAGTTGAAAGAAAGAGTACATCGTTGGAAGCAAATCGAGCTGCTTTGTggtttcaatataattaataataatggatTAAGCTATTTAGAGACAGTTTTGTACAGAGGGACACCTAACGGTAGAGGTCTTGGACTCAGAG GACGACTCAGTAGCCAAGATGATTTAGATGATGAAGCAAACTCGGTGTATGCATCATCGTCAGTCAGTGCAGTCGCAG GTATTTTGGAGAACTCGGCGTGGAAGGAGTCGTCGGTACCGCCGGCCGGTCGGCTTGGAAACGAGCTCTCCGATTCTTCGAGCAGCGAGGCGGAGAAAGAGACGCACGGGGTCCACTTCGTGGTGGGTGACGGACCGGAAGAGCCCGCTGTCGCGCCGGGAAAGAGCGCGCCGTGCAAAGAGAAATCCAACATAGTACGCTGTTACAGCCAGGACACAAATATACAGCTCAACGAAGACAAGACCACGTCGTTTCTGCCGAAAACATCGTACTCGGAGAACTCGCTTGACGTAACGGACAGGTCCGGCTGTCGTCCCGCGGCAGCGTTGACGACGATggtgacgacgacgacgacgacaacgacaacgacaacgacaacgacgatgaGCGTGAAGAAGCCGCTCCGGGAATTGCCCACGGTAATGTCAGTCGACGACGAGACGCTCTCGACCGATTCCAATTCTACCGCCGACAACGACGAGCTTAAACGAAGGCGCAGGAAGCTACACTTTCCAGCCTTTAGGAAGAATAAAAGTAAAGTTACGTGA
- the rk gene encoding lutropin-choriogonadotropic hormone receptor isoform X1, whose product MCTRPRRSGRAVISAIILFWRICCCPCDVTDTPPPAPCNVIADGRELHCRGADLLAVGGIYDADLLRTAVPINITKIDLTNNNITDIPIRAFHRFPNLEILFLRRNQLQIIYDDAFVNLASLRVLELDENYLTAIPAAAVNLPGLEELSVSNNKIEQLTENALRHAGNLVSLDLRGNPIKEIHDGTFRNLRKLRKLILSNVKELRYFPDLNGATSLEVLKLDRSQLKEVPSNLCLQCSKLKSLDMKSNYLTEMPNLRNCNELRVLDLASNMISTLPDDAFKGSNMLHDLLLSNNNLQSISSDAFSGLSRLQVLDLENNYIEYIHPDAFRETKRLEDLNLGNNVFPTLPIRGLAGLLHLKTFNNPALREFPSPERFPRVQTMLLSYAYHCCSFLSVEMEEPVTKTSLRESILFPTDDFDSSLWNSTFSDIWPHLNNLTDKFGKQINELWANFGSDFTYPGNLPSYVEDYFEDVDGRVTPTTRTVPSRIQCLPQPGPFLPCQDLFDWWTLRCGVWIVFLLAMLGNGTVVFVLIFSRSKMDVPRFLVCNLAAADFFMGVYLGLLAVVDASTLGEFRMYAIPWQMSAGCQLAGFLGVLSSELSVYTLAVITLERNYAITHAMHLNKRLSLKHAGYIMTIGWCFALSMASLPLLGISDYRKFAICLPFETNGSAALAYVVFLMLINGVAFLILMGCYLKMYCAIRGSQAWNSNDSRIAKRMALLVFTDFLCWSPIAFFSLTATFGLQLVSLEQAKVFAVFVLPLNSCCNPFLYAILTKQFKKDCVLICKAIEESRVTRGIGRCRHSSNFSNRQTPANTNSLVDRSSRENQGIQTPCTCNARLLETGSRCSTYRWWSAGLFWPCARDTRPRHARNDQYAYQIAQIQQKQHKRASSVSSSENFSSSRSDSWRQTHHCGIPLRLLDPKRRASSWLITRKPSQDSNLSSSRNDSSGSATTASTSTWRISRSSASLEISARNTPRPVRPKPRLTRQLAIQEPEPPGSPGRLAVRLLATIPSAAETSDQQDDENMPTN is encoded by the exons ATGTGCACGCGGCCTCGCCGGAGCGGGAGAGCGGTCATCTCGGCGATCATCCTCTTCTGGCGGATCTGCTGCTGCCCGTGCGACGTCACGGACACCCCGCCGCCGGCACCGTGCAATGTCATCGCCGACGGACGGGAGCTACACTGCCGCGGCGCCGATCTACTCGCCGTCGGCGGGATCTACGACGCCGACCTGTTACGGACCGCTGTCCCCATTAATATCACGAAGAT TGATCTGACCAACAATAATATAACGGACATTCCAATACGTGCTTTCCATCGGTTTCCCAATCTCGAAATTTT ATTTCTTCGACGCAATCAGCTACAAATCATTTACGACGATGCGTTTGTAAACTTAGCGAGCCTTCGTGTATT GGAGCtcgatgaaaattatttaacggcGATACCGGCCGCTGCTGTAAATCTACCTGGCCTCGAAGAATT GTCTGTATCGAACAACAAAATAGAACAACTCACGGAAAATGCATTACGCCACGCTGGCAATCTGGTGTCGCTCGATTTACGCGGAAATCCAATTAAGGAAATACACGACGGAACCTTCCGGAATCTTCGCAAACTTCGTAAGTT GATATTGTCTAATGTGAAGGAACTGCGGTATTTTCCCGATCTGAACGGGGCAACGTCTTTGGAAGTGTTGAAATTAGATCGCTCGCAGCTGAAGGAGGTTCCCTCGAATCTTTGTCTGCAATGTTCGAAACTGAAAAGTCT CGACATGAAATCCAATTATTTGACAGAGATGCCAAATTTACGAAACTGCAACGAACTCCGCGTTTT GGATTTGGCCAGTAATATGATTTCCACGTTGCCCGACGACGCTTTTAAAGGTTCAAATATGCTGCACGATCTTCTCCTGTCCAATAATAACCTGCAGAGCATTTCCAGCGATGCGTTTAGCGGATTATCCAGATTACAAGTTCT agacTTGGAGAACAATTACATCGAATACATACACCCCGACGCGTTCAGAGAGACGAAACGGTTGGAGGACCT AAATTTGGGAAACAACGTCTTCCCTACACTGCCGATAAGAGGCCTCGCCGGATTGTTGCACCTCAAGACGTTCAATAATCCGGCGCTCCGTGAATTTCCATCCCCCGAGCGGTTCCCGCGCGTGCAAACAATGCTGCTGTCATACGCTTATCACTGCTGCTCGTTTCTGTCGGTCGAAATGGAGGAGCCCGTCACGAAGACGTCGCTGCGGGAATCGATTCTATTCCCCACCGACGATTTCGACTCCAGCTTGTGGAATTCGACTTTCAGCGATATCTGGCCGCACTTGA ATAACTTGACCGACAAATTCGGAAAGCAGATAAATGAACTTTGGGCTAACTTTGGTTCAGATTTTACCTACCCCGGCAACCTGCCTTCCTACGTAGAGGATTATTTCGAGGATGTAGACGGTCGGGTGACACCGACGACTCGGACAGTACCCTCCCGTATCCAATGCTTGCCGCAACCCG GTCCCTTTTTACCGTGCCAAGATTTATTCGATTGGTGGACTTTGCGGTGCGGCGTGTGGATAGTTTTTCTCCTCGCGATGCTCGGAAATGGCACTGTGGTGTTTGTCTTGATATTCTCGAGAAGCAAGATGGATGTGCCACGGTTTTTAGTCTGCAATCTGGCCGCCGCTGACTTCTTCATGGGTGTCTATCTAG GTTTGCTAGCCGTCGTCGATGCGTCGACATTGGGAGAATTCAGGATGTACGCGATTCCGTGGCAAATGTCGGCCGGATGTCAGCTGGCCGGCTTCCTCGGTGTCCTCAGCTCCGAATTAAGTGTCTACACGCTCGCGGTGATCACTCTGGAGAGGAACTACGCGATAACGCACGCGATGCACCTGAACAAGCGGCTCTCATTGAAGCACGCGGGCTACATTATGACGATAGGCTGGTGCTTCGCGCTGTCGATGGCGAGTTTGCCGCTGCTGGGGATTTCGGACTACAGAAAATTCGCTATTTGCCTGCCATTCGAGACCAACGGCAGCGCGGCGCTCGCGTACGTTGTGTTTCTCATGCTCATTAACGGCGTGGCCTTTCTGATACTGATGGGATGCTACTTGAAGATGTACTGCGCGATACGAGGCTCCCAGGCGTGGAACTCCAACGACTCTCGCATTGCGAAGCGAATGGCGCTGCTCGTCTTCACCGATTTTCTCTGCTGGTCGCCGATAGCCTTCTTCTCTCTCACGGCGACCTTCGGACTGCAATTGGTGTCCCTCGAGCAGGCGAAAGTCTTCGCGGTATTCGTGCTGCCGCTCAACTCTTGCTGCAATCCCTTCCTATACGCCATCCTCACGAAACAGTTCAAGAAGGATTGCGTGCTGATATGCAAAGCGATCGAGGAGTCGCGCGTGACTCGCGGCATCGGCAGGTGCCGGCACAGTTCGAATTTCAGCAATCGGCAGACACCTGCCAACACCAACAGCCTGGTCGATCGGTCGTCGCGCGAGAATCAGGGGATTCAAACGCCGTGCACCTGTAACGCGCGGCTCCTAGAAACCGGAAGCCGCTGCTCGACTTACCGCTGGTGGAGCGCCGGGCTGTTCTGGCCGTGCGCGCGCGACACGCGACCGCGTCACGCGCGCAACGATCAGTACGCCTATCAGATCGCCCAGATCCAGCAGAAGCAGCACAAGCGCGCGTCCTCGGTTTCGTCCAGCGAGAACTTCTCCTCGTCCAGATCGGACTCCTGGCGGCAGACGCACCACTGCGGCATTCCGCTCAGACTGCTGGATCCGAAGCGGAGAGCCTCCTCCTGGCTGATCACCAGGAAACCGTCGCAGGATTCCAACTTAAGTTCCTCGCGCAACGACTCCTCCGGCTCCGCCACCACTGCCAGCACCAGTACTTGGCGCATCTCGAGATCCAGTGCCTCTCTAGAAATTAGCGCGCGCAACACGCCGAGGCCGGTGAGACCGAAGCCGCGACTGACCCGCCAACTCGCCATCCAGGAACCGGAGCCCCCGGGATCACCGGGGAGACTGGCCGTTAGATTACTCGCCACGATACCCTCCGCGGCTGAGACCAGCGATCAGCAAGACGACGAGAATATGCCGACGAATTGA
- the rk gene encoding lutropin-choriogonadotropic hormone receptor isoform X2 — MCTRPRRSGRAVISAIILFWRICCCPCDVTDTPPPAPCNVIADGRELHCRGADLLAVGGIYDADLLRTAVPINITKIDLTNNNITDIPIRAFHRFPNLEILFLRRNQLQIIYDDAFVNLASLRVLELDENYLTAIPAAAVNLPGLEELSVSNNKIEQLTENALRHAGNLVSLDLRGNPIKEIHDGTFRNLRKLRKLILSNVKELRYFPDLNGATSLEVLKLDRSQLKEVPSNLCLQCSKLKSLDMKSNYLTEMPNLRNCNELRVLDLASNMISTLPDDAFKGSNMLHDLLLSNNNLQSISSDAFSGLSRLQVLDLENNYIEYIHPDAFRETKRLEDLNLGNNVFPTLPIRGLAGLLHLKTFNNPALREFPSPERFPRVQTMLLSYAYHCCSFLSVEMEEPVTKTSLRESILFPTDDFDSSLWNSTFSDIWPHLNFTYPGNLPSYVEDYFEDVDGRVTPTTRTVPSRIQCLPQPGPFLPCQDLFDWWTLRCGVWIVFLLAMLGNGTVVFVLIFSRSKMDVPRFLVCNLAAADFFMGVYLGLLAVVDASTLGEFRMYAIPWQMSAGCQLAGFLGVLSSELSVYTLAVITLERNYAITHAMHLNKRLSLKHAGYIMTIGWCFALSMASLPLLGISDYRKFAICLPFETNGSAALAYVVFLMLINGVAFLILMGCYLKMYCAIRGSQAWNSNDSRIAKRMALLVFTDFLCWSPIAFFSLTATFGLQLVSLEQAKVFAVFVLPLNSCCNPFLYAILTKQFKKDCVLICKAIEESRVTRGIGRCRHSSNFSNRQTPANTNSLVDRSSRENQGIQTPCTCNARLLETGSRCSTYRWWSAGLFWPCARDTRPRHARNDQYAYQIAQIQQKQHKRASSVSSSENFSSSRSDSWRQTHHCGIPLRLLDPKRRASSWLITRKPSQDSNLSSSRNDSSGSATTASTSTWRISRSSASLEISARNTPRPVRPKPRLTRQLAIQEPEPPGSPGRLAVRLLATIPSAAETSDQQDDENMPTN; from the exons ATGTGCACGCGGCCTCGCCGGAGCGGGAGAGCGGTCATCTCGGCGATCATCCTCTTCTGGCGGATCTGCTGCTGCCCGTGCGACGTCACGGACACCCCGCCGCCGGCACCGTGCAATGTCATCGCCGACGGACGGGAGCTACACTGCCGCGGCGCCGATCTACTCGCCGTCGGCGGGATCTACGACGCCGACCTGTTACGGACCGCTGTCCCCATTAATATCACGAAGAT TGATCTGACCAACAATAATATAACGGACATTCCAATACGTGCTTTCCATCGGTTTCCCAATCTCGAAATTTT ATTTCTTCGACGCAATCAGCTACAAATCATTTACGACGATGCGTTTGTAAACTTAGCGAGCCTTCGTGTATT GGAGCtcgatgaaaattatttaacggcGATACCGGCCGCTGCTGTAAATCTACCTGGCCTCGAAGAATT GTCTGTATCGAACAACAAAATAGAACAACTCACGGAAAATGCATTACGCCACGCTGGCAATCTGGTGTCGCTCGATTTACGCGGAAATCCAATTAAGGAAATACACGACGGAACCTTCCGGAATCTTCGCAAACTTCGTAAGTT GATATTGTCTAATGTGAAGGAACTGCGGTATTTTCCCGATCTGAACGGGGCAACGTCTTTGGAAGTGTTGAAATTAGATCGCTCGCAGCTGAAGGAGGTTCCCTCGAATCTTTGTCTGCAATGTTCGAAACTGAAAAGTCT CGACATGAAATCCAATTATTTGACAGAGATGCCAAATTTACGAAACTGCAACGAACTCCGCGTTTT GGATTTGGCCAGTAATATGATTTCCACGTTGCCCGACGACGCTTTTAAAGGTTCAAATATGCTGCACGATCTTCTCCTGTCCAATAATAACCTGCAGAGCATTTCCAGCGATGCGTTTAGCGGATTATCCAGATTACAAGTTCT agacTTGGAGAACAATTACATCGAATACATACACCCCGACGCGTTCAGAGAGACGAAACGGTTGGAGGACCT AAATTTGGGAAACAACGTCTTCCCTACACTGCCGATAAGAGGCCTCGCCGGATTGTTGCACCTCAAGACGTTCAATAATCCGGCGCTCCGTGAATTTCCATCCCCCGAGCGGTTCCCGCGCGTGCAAACAATGCTGCTGTCATACGCTTATCACTGCTGCTCGTTTCTGTCGGTCGAAATGGAGGAGCCCGTCACGAAGACGTCGCTGCGGGAATCGATTCTATTCCCCACCGACGATTTCGACTCCAGCTTGTGGAATTCGACTTTCAGCGATATCTGGCCGCACTTGA ATTTTACCTACCCCGGCAACCTGCCTTCCTACGTAGAGGATTATTTCGAGGATGTAGACGGTCGGGTGACACCGACGACTCGGACAGTACCCTCCCGTATCCAATGCTTGCCGCAACCCG GTCCCTTTTTACCGTGCCAAGATTTATTCGATTGGTGGACTTTGCGGTGCGGCGTGTGGATAGTTTTTCTCCTCGCGATGCTCGGAAATGGCACTGTGGTGTTTGTCTTGATATTCTCGAGAAGCAAGATGGATGTGCCACGGTTTTTAGTCTGCAATCTGGCCGCCGCTGACTTCTTCATGGGTGTCTATCTAG GTTTGCTAGCCGTCGTCGATGCGTCGACATTGGGAGAATTCAGGATGTACGCGATTCCGTGGCAAATGTCGGCCGGATGTCAGCTGGCCGGCTTCCTCGGTGTCCTCAGCTCCGAATTAAGTGTCTACACGCTCGCGGTGATCACTCTGGAGAGGAACTACGCGATAACGCACGCGATGCACCTGAACAAGCGGCTCTCATTGAAGCACGCGGGCTACATTATGACGATAGGCTGGTGCTTCGCGCTGTCGATGGCGAGTTTGCCGCTGCTGGGGATTTCGGACTACAGAAAATTCGCTATTTGCCTGCCATTCGAGACCAACGGCAGCGCGGCGCTCGCGTACGTTGTGTTTCTCATGCTCATTAACGGCGTGGCCTTTCTGATACTGATGGGATGCTACTTGAAGATGTACTGCGCGATACGAGGCTCCCAGGCGTGGAACTCCAACGACTCTCGCATTGCGAAGCGAATGGCGCTGCTCGTCTTCACCGATTTTCTCTGCTGGTCGCCGATAGCCTTCTTCTCTCTCACGGCGACCTTCGGACTGCAATTGGTGTCCCTCGAGCAGGCGAAAGTCTTCGCGGTATTCGTGCTGCCGCTCAACTCTTGCTGCAATCCCTTCCTATACGCCATCCTCACGAAACAGTTCAAGAAGGATTGCGTGCTGATATGCAAAGCGATCGAGGAGTCGCGCGTGACTCGCGGCATCGGCAGGTGCCGGCACAGTTCGAATTTCAGCAATCGGCAGACACCTGCCAACACCAACAGCCTGGTCGATCGGTCGTCGCGCGAGAATCAGGGGATTCAAACGCCGTGCACCTGTAACGCGCGGCTCCTAGAAACCGGAAGCCGCTGCTCGACTTACCGCTGGTGGAGCGCCGGGCTGTTCTGGCCGTGCGCGCGCGACACGCGACCGCGTCACGCGCGCAACGATCAGTACGCCTATCAGATCGCCCAGATCCAGCAGAAGCAGCACAAGCGCGCGTCCTCGGTTTCGTCCAGCGAGAACTTCTCCTCGTCCAGATCGGACTCCTGGCGGCAGACGCACCACTGCGGCATTCCGCTCAGACTGCTGGATCCGAAGCGGAGAGCCTCCTCCTGGCTGATCACCAGGAAACCGTCGCAGGATTCCAACTTAAGTTCCTCGCGCAACGACTCCTCCGGCTCCGCCACCACTGCCAGCACCAGTACTTGGCGCATCTCGAGATCCAGTGCCTCTCTAGAAATTAGCGCGCGCAACACGCCGAGGCCGGTGAGACCGAAGCCGCGACTGACCCGCCAACTCGCCATCCAGGAACCGGAGCCCCCGGGATCACCGGGGAGACTGGCCGTTAGATTACTCGCCACGATACCCTCCGCGGCTGAGACCAGCGATCAGCAAGACGACGAGAATATGCCGACGAATTGA
- the Stim gene encoding stromal interaction molecule homolog isoform X2 → MRTSVNVDALILLGIHLLFWALDTVAASGGALDSTPTFQTGASSTSHSKITAFSATLTNGLAQAVAHESTGDTCNDDLACITMASHDRLGLEAIKSLHSQLDDDANGNVDLSESDDFLREELQYEAGYERRQRAFHHNDDMHISVRELWEAWLRSEVHNWTIEQTSEWLTSNVELPQYVPTFIQHRVTGATLPRLAVNNMHYLNNVLGIKDPIHKQKIALKAMDVVLFGPPKDTGHNIKDLVLVTLLFIALIGCWYVYQQKKSSQKHLHRMMKDMESLHKAELALENLQKELERARLEQESVATEKQNLEKRLQDESLGLHTSYSDLEVSQLKAEIEMLKLELQRAEGELEDRCWSPPAGLQHWLQLTHEIENKAYTNKKIGAEKQLQQAREACEKLRKKRSSLVGAFVSTHGKSIDEVDKSIVEARTSLNEVTNELKERVHRWKQIELLCGFNIINNNGLSYLETVLYRGTPNGRGLGLRGRLSSQDDLDDEANSVYASSSVSAVAGVHHNWYTVDWLTYA, encoded by the exons ATGCGAACATCCGTGAACGTTGACGCGCTTATACTACTGGGAATTCATCTGTTGTTTTGGGCCCTCGACACGGTAGCGGCTAGTGGCGGAGCTCTCGATTCTACCCCGACTTTCCAAACCGGTGCCTCGAGCACTTCACATTCCAAAATAACAGCATTCTCCGCTACTCTCACCAATGGACTGGCCCAGGCGGTGGCTCACGAATCAA CTGGGGATACTTGCAATGACGATCTAGCTTGCATTACTATGGCTTCTCACGATCGGCTGGGATTAGAAGCTATAAAATCTCTTCACAGTCAGTTGGACGATGACGCCAATGGAAATGTTGATCTATCCGAATCTGATGAT TTTTTAAGAGAAGAACTGCAATATGAAGCTGGTTACGAACGGAGGCAAAGAGCTTTTCATCATAATGATGATATGCACATTAGTGTACGAGAACTATGGGAAGCGTGGCTAAGATCAGAA GTTCATAACTGGACAATAGAACAAACATCCGAATGGTTAACTTCCAATGTTGAGCTTCCTCAATATGTTCCTACTTTTATACAGCATCGTGTAACTGGTGCTACGCTTCCTCG attagCTGTGAACAATAtgcattatcttaataatgtTTTGGGTATTAAAGATCCCAttcataaacaaaaaattgccTTAAAAGCGATGGATGTTGTTCTTTTTGGACCTCCTAAAG ataCTGGACACAACATCAAAGATTTGGTATTAGttacattgttatttattgCACTTATTGGATGCTGGTACGTATATCAACAAAAGAAAAGTTCGCAAAAGCATCTTCATAGAATGATGAAAGATATGGAAAGTTTGCATAAGGCGGAACTTGCCCTGGAAAATTTGCAG AAAGAGTTGGAAAGAGCGAGATTGGAACAAGAAAGTGTAGCTACCGAAAAGCAGAATTTAGAAAAACGTTTACAAGATGAAAGCTTAGGATTACATACTTCGTATTCGGATCTTGAAGTGTCACAATTAAAAGCGGAAATtgaa ATGTTGAAATTAGAATTACAACGAGCAGAAGGTGAACTCGAAGACAGATGTTGGTCACCTCCGGCGGGATTGCAGCATTGGCTACAATTAACTcatgaaattgaaaataaagcgtatacaaataagaaaatagGAGCCGAGAAGCAACTTCAACAAGCACGAGAAGCG TGCGAGAAATTGCGTAAGAAGCGTTCTAGCCTGGTAGGTGCCTTTGTTTCGACTCATGGTAAATCCATTGATGAAGTCGATAAGAGCATAGTTGAAGCAAGAACTTCACTGAACGAAGTGACAAACGAGTTGAAAGAAAGAGTACATCGTTGGAAGCAAATCGAGCTGCTTTGTggtttcaatataattaataataatggatTAAGCTATTTAGAGACAGTTTTGTACAGAGGGACACCTAACGGTAGAGGTCTTGGACTCAGAG GACGACTCAGTAGCCAAGATGATTTAGATGATGAAGCAAACTCGGTGTATGCATCATCGTCAGTCAGTGCAGTCGCAG GTGTACATCATAATTGGTATACAGTAGACTGGCTGACATATGCATGA